One Fusarium musae strain F31 chromosome 6, whole genome shotgun sequence DNA segment encodes these proteins:
- the EGD1 gene encoding Nascent polypeptide-associated complex subunit beta (BUSCO:EOG092653SU), translating to MSSAEVQERLKKLGLSARTGTGKGTPRRKVKRAPARSGADDKKLQLALKKLNTQPIQAIEEVNMFKQDGNVIHFAAPKVHAAVPSNTFAIYGNGEDKELTELVPGILNQLGPDSLASLRKLAESYQNLQKEKGEDDDEIPDLVEGENFENEPKVE from the exons atgtcgtCCGCCGAAGTCCAAGAAcgtctcaagaagctcggccTGAGCGCCCGAACTGGTAC TGGAAAGGGTACCCCCCGACGAAAGGTCAAGCGTGCGCCCGCCCGCTCCGGCGCCGACGACAAGAAGCTTCAGCTCGCCCTTAAGAAGCTGAACACTCAGCCCATCCAGGCTATTGAGGAGGTCAACATGTTCAAGCAGGACGGAAACGTCATCCACTTCGCTGCTCCCAAGG TTCACGCTGCTGTTCCTTCCAACACCTTTGCCATCTATGGTAACGGTGAGGACAAGGAGCTCACCGAGCTTGTCCCCGGTATCCTTAACCAGCTCGGTCCTGACTCCCTTGCTTCCCTGCGCAAGCTCGCCGAGAGCTACCAGAACCtccagaaggagaagggcgaggacgatgacgagatcCCCGACCTGGTCGAGGGTGAGAACTTCGAGAACGAGCCCAAGGTCGAGTAA
- the CBP4 gene encoding assembly factor cbp4 (EggNog:ENOG41) produces MAAKQPSSRWWFWTKVLMGGAAVAVGGPAFTMWLTPTEEELRSRYNPELRKKSLENREERQQEFDDFVTRLKEYSKSDKPIWIVVKEEEERKRKAAAAAAKASQKDADTRREEMRREAGLDAK; encoded by the exons ATGGCTGCCAAACaaccatcttcaagatggtgGTTCTGGACCAAAGTCCTGATGGG TGGCGCTGCTGTCGCAGTCGGCGGACCGGCATTTACAATGTGGTTAACTCCTACCGAGGAAGAGCTTCGATCGAGATACAACCCCGAGTTGCGGAAGAAGAGTTTGGAGAATCGCGAGGAGCGACAACAAGAATTTGACGACTTTGTGACTCGACTGAAGGAATACTCCAAGTCGGATAAACCAA TCTGGATTGTCgtgaaagaggaagaggagcgaAAGCGCAaagccgccgccgccgctgcGAAAGCATCTCAGAAGGACGCAGACACTCGACGAGAAGAGATGAGGAGGGAGGCAGGCCTTGACGCAAAATAG
- a CDS encoding hypothetical protein (EggNog:ENOG41) yields MQSEKSNVPRWRRFLGGSGSGPTGARPDESYGPSRWSMGVLNDKKTIEVPGSVLLLASHRNEPLGLRNVHARTSHSSIPAGFPVDTRRTSASSAAAAAAAASVAENHASPDESDGKKKTSDGAIILEPQPEESGNDPLNWPAWKRDIALLSLGFYCMIGGGTTPIIAAGFTDVAETYDVDVERVALTTGLYMMGMGLGSVVFSPTAILWGKRPVYLGSAILFIGTSLWAAWSPSFNSLLAARVFQGFAVSPVECLPSATIAEIFFLHERAYRIGIYTLLLLGGKNLVPLVSAVIIGGLSWRWVFWILAMIIAFGAVLLFLFVPETFWDRTPHARPKHPSKRPSFLRRLSSRHAVPQTGGEGLLQGETEAQFADAEHAQDGRQSPAALHRGRDLHVGFAESGDAAEEAAAPVTPVSPRAVVHPSGKNPAAPGDVGSATGSESNSASFKLGPNLENEKLDASQLQGPPKIQAYTHNLRQQPPKSFVQQLKPWHGRLNSDSWLKVMVRPFILFAYPAVLWSAAVYACSVGWLIVISESIAMIYRDKDSYNFTALQTGLVYISPFIGGILGTGVAGKVSDIIVKIMSRRNGGLYEPEFRLVMALPILISTCIGLMGFGWSAEEKDHWMVPTFFFGVVSFGCSLGSTTSITFCVDSYRQYAGEALVTLNFSKNILHGLVFSLFVTHWLHGDGPKKVYIWIGIIQLLLMLCTIPMYIYGKRARMWTVRANLMEKF; encoded by the exons ATGCAGTCAGAGAAATCAAATGTGCCCAGGTGGCGGCGCTTCCTgggcggcagcggcagcggaCCTACCGGTGCCAGGCCAGACGAATCGTACGGACCTTCCAGATGGAGCATGGGTGTTCTGAACGACAAGAAGACTATTGAAGTTCCAG GTTCCGTGCTTCTTCTGGCATCACATCGCAATGAGCCTCTTGGTCTGCGAAATGTGCACGCCAGAACATCTCACTCATCCATTCCGGCTGGATTTCCTGTTGATACACGAAGgacatcagcctcatcagcggcggcggcggctgctgctgcctcaGTAGCGGAGAACCATGCTTCCCCCGACGAGAGTGACGGcaagaagaaaacaagcGATGGGGCTATCATCCTGGAACCACAGCCTGAAGAATCAGGAAATGACCCTTTGAACTGGCCAGCTTGGAAACGTGACATTGCCCTTTTGTCGCTTGGTTTCTATTGCATGATTGGCGGCGGCACAACTCCCATTATCGCCGCCGGCTTCACCGACGTTGCGGAGACATACgacgttgatgtcgagaGGGTCGCTTTGACCACTGGACTCTACATGATGGGAATGGGCCTCGGCTCCGTTGTGTTCTCACCGACCGCTATCCTATGGGGTAAACGCCCAGTATATCTGGGCAGTGCTATCCTATTCATTGGGACATCACTCTGGGCAGCATGGTCTCCAAGCTTCAATTCTCTCCTCGCGGCCAGAGTCTTCCAGGGCTTTGCCGTTAGCCCTGTTGAATGTCTTCCATCAGCCACAATTGCCGaaatcttcttcctccatgaAAGAGCCTACCGCATTGGTATCTACACTCTTCTTTTGCTTGGCGGCAAGAATCTGGTCCCCCTTGTCAGTGCCGTCATCATTGGCGGTCTTTCGTGGCGTTGGGTTTTCTGGATCTTGGCTATGATTATTGCTTTTGGTGCTGTacttctcttcttgtttgTCCCGGAAACCTTTTGGGATCGCACCCCTCACGCAAGGCCTAAGCATCCATCCAAGCGTCCAAGTTTTCTTCGCCGACTCTCATCTCGTCATGCGGTTCCGCAAACTGGTGGAGAGGGGCTACTTCAGGGTGAGACTGAAGCACAATTCGCAGATGCGGAACATGCTCAAGATGGACGCCAATCACCTGCTGCTCTTCATCGAGGCCGGGATCTCCATGTTGGCTTTGCTGAGTCTGGCGACGCTGCTGAAGAGGCAGCAGCGCCTGTGACTCCAGTTTCGCCTAGGGCGGTAGTCCATCCGTCTGGTAAAAACCCAGCTGCCCCAGGGGACGTCGGCAGCGCGACTGGAAGTGAGTCCAACAGTGCGTCTTTCAAGCTGGGTCCAAACCTCGAGAACGAGAAGTTAGATGCATCGCAGCTCCAGGGTCCGCCCAAGATCCAGGCCTACACACACAACCTCCGTCAGCAGCCTCCAAAGTCATTCGTTCAACAGCTTAAGCCCTGGCATGGAAGGCTAAACAGTGATAGCTGGCTCAAGGTCATGGTCCGCCCTTTCATTCTATTCGCATACCCCGCGGTCCTTTGGTCAGCTGCCGTGTATGCTTGCTCTGTGGGTTGGCTTATCGTCATCTCGGAGTCGATTGCCATGATATACCGCGACAAGGATTCTTATAATTTCACCGCGCTCCAGACAGGCTTAGTGTATATCTCGCCTTTTATCGGCGGTATCCTGGGAACTGGCGTGGCCGGCAAGGTCAGTGACATTATCGTCAAGATCATGTCCAGGCGTAATGGCGGTCTCTACGAACCTGAGTTCCGTCTTGTTATGGCCCTTCCCATCCTTATCAGCACATGCATAGGCCTCATGGGCTTTGGCTGGTCggcagaagaaaaagatcATTGGATGGTCCCtaccttcttctttggagTTGTGTCATTTGGGTGCTCCCTTGGATCGACTACCTCCATCACGTTCTGTGTGGACAGTTACCGCCAATACGCCGGAGAGGCTTTGGTGACGCTTAACTTTTCAAAGAATATCTTACATGGACTTGTTTTCAGCCTCTTCGTCACGCATTGGTTGCATGGCGATGGCCCGAAGAAGGTGTATATTTGGATTGGTATAATCCAACTGCTTCTCATGCTGTGCACAATTCCTATGTACATCTACGGCAAGAGGGCACGCATGTGGACAGTTCGAGCAAATTTGATGGAGAAGTTCTGA